In the genome of Nomascus leucogenys isolate Asia unplaced genomic scaffold, Asia_NLE_v1 000790F_90641_qpd_obj, whole genome shotgun sequence, the window tgttaTCCATATTGTCATGTAATTCCCCAAACTTCTTTAGGATTATTCTGAATCGTCTGTCAGACATTCCATAGATCTTCAGTTTTTCTGGGTCTGTTACTGGAGTTTGGTTGGTTTCTTTTGGCGTGTCATATTTTGTGAGTTTTCACAATCCTTGTCTCTTTATGTTGATGTCTGTGTGTTTAAGGAGATGCTCACCTCTTCCAGGTTTTGCAGCTGCTCCTTGGTGGTGTTAAACCTTTAGTACTTAATATTGGAACTTAAGTTCCAACCCTGGCCAGCTGTTGCTTTCAGTCTGGAAAAGACTTACTGTGAGCACCAGAACTTAAATGCTCCACTGGAACTATATTGCTGCCCTGCCACTGTTTCTTGGTCTGGGGAAGACTTAAGCGAACACTGGCCCATTATTGCCAACTTTTAGTTCTTTCCAGGTCAAGGGAAGGCTCCACGTGATCACATGGGCTTAGTGGGAAATCTGGGCAGGGATTTGGGTCTTCCTGTGTGTTGCACCCCCAGCAGTGCTATGGTTCTGGCCAGTCTCCTCAGCATTGGCATGCCCACTGATTGTGGCACAGAGCAGCTGCCAAGATCCACGTGAGAGTTGTTGTGATCAGTGCACCCACTTTCTGTTCCCAATTCACCCCAGGTGTTTCAGCTCTCTTCTGGAACTCTGAAGGTACCCGTGGGATAGGGCTGGGGGGGGCTTCCCATGAAGATTCCCAGACTGCTGGGGAGGTCACATGTCCACCTCCAATTCCCTCCTTCCACCTCAGAAATTGTGGGTCCAGAGAAATTCTCTGTGAGTAGCATTATGCTGGTTTGGGGGAGGAGGTGGCACAGTCTAACGTGACTGTTGTTCCTCTTACTGGTTGTGGCTTTTCTCAGTTTTGTCATCCCAGGAAGTTTCCTTGCTTCTCACCCAAGTTCTAGTGAAATCAGGGTGGTATTCTTGTCTTTGATTAATTTGTAGTTGTACTTTTGTGGGAAGAGTGGTACTGTGGGATCATCTGTTCAGCCTTCTTGCTGACGTCACTCCTCCTATTTACCCCAGTGTACAAATGCAGAAAGCGAGGCTAAGAAAAGGTGCAGGGATTTGTCCCTAGATTCTAATCCAAGATCCCAACCTATGCGTGCCTAACTGGAAAGCTATGCAGTGACGTGGGCCCATGGCAGGCTATAGGCCAACATTAAAGCCCCATTCATACTGGCCTCCTCCTAGACACAGAGGGAGCGTGGCATGTAGCAGAACAAGTCCTCTTTTGTCCTCAGAGGTGTGTGCCTACTTCAAAGCCCACAAGACAGGGAATGGCAGAAGAAGGGGCATAATAATGGGCCTGCTGGACAGGACACTGTAGTGAGGGTTGGGAGATCTGGGGGCCAGGACAAGACCCACCACTAACTGTGACTTTGTCTAAGCAACTGGCTCTCTCCTGGCCACTTCTCTGATAACCAGATAACAGTTCTGAGCCACCATTGCAAGTGTCGGAAAGGTGGGTTCTTTGACCCCAGCTGGGATAAAAGGAAAGGGGGTGAGATATACCTCCAGCAATCATTTCAGCACCCCATAGCTCTTATCAATGCAACCTCTCAGGCTTAGCAGCTATTGCTAGTATCATCATGATTTGCATGTAAATGACTGCAGCTGGATGACGATCTGGGGACAAATGGCATCCAAAGCTTATCCCAAAGGGCCTGATCTCAAGGAACCTGATGGATGTTGCCTCTAGGCCTGGTACAACACCAGCTGCTCTGTGGAGGGGGCATCCCAAGTAATCTTCACAACCCCTCTGTGAGATGCTTTCTTTCCCACCCCCACAAAGAGTAATAGCATCGGTCCTTCTCAATCATCCAGGACTGCTGTGAGGAGTAATGAGAAAGCTCCCAACAGCCCTGGAAGATATTAGAAAGTGAGATACAGCTGCTGTGTacccacaacaacaacaacaacaaaaacaagaacatgaGGAACATGATGCAAGTCCGACAGATCACTCATCCAGGCAATTGCAGAAAACATACCAGAGCTGTGTATTATGAGACAAATGGTCATCAATATTGCTACTAATCATCAAATGCCCACTGATGATACTATTCCCAGTGGAGTTACAAATGCCACCCAAAGAATCCATAGCTCCTGTCCTCTCAGTAGATTTGGGAAGTCACTGTTACCGGGGACCAGGTTTTGCCTGGCATGCCCCCACACGTTTTATCCCATCTAGTTCTCACAGCAAGTGAATAAGACAAGTCTAGCTCCTACCTCTGGGAGGAGGCTGTTCACCCTCCCCTCACAATCCCCAGAGGACATTGATGAATAAGTAAACCAAGGCCAAAGCCTCCTGACCCATGCTCCATGGTGTGTGCCAGTGGTTTATGATGTCTCTGCAATACAGGTCTTGTCCACCCTTAAGTGGCCAATTAGGGCCTGGGACAGCCTGCAAATATTACCCAACATGGTTGAGCACCACCAGTTTTGAGCCTCACCTTTACGCCATACACCAAAACATACATGTGTTATCGTGTATGTAAAAAAACTCCAAACCAAGCCGAAACAAGAACAGGATGTGTATAAATTTCCTGAATGGGGTAGAATTCTGGTTATTTCCTGTGTAATTGCCAAGTATGTTCAACGTAGCTTCTCAGCAACCCATCAGCTACATGAATCTTAGCAGAACCGAAGACTAGACCCGATTTCTTCAGCCTTTCACTGAATTCTCCTCCTCCGCCTGTGATCCCTATCTTGGTCAGTGGTACCCCAGGGCCACAAGTCactcaagccagaaacctgggtgTCATCCTTGGCCCCTCTCTGGACCTTgccccaggcccacctccaacctAACACAGCACCATTCTATCTATCCTATGAAAAGCATCTCTCAAATAATGCCACTTCCCTCCAAACCCTCTTCCACTAATTTTccccacaaacttttttttttttctttttttttttttgagacggagttttgctcttgttgcccaggctggagtgcaatggcacgatctcggctcaccgcaacctccgcctcccgggttcaagcgattctcctgcctcagacccccgagaagctgggattacaggcacgcaccaccacgcccggctacttttgtatttttagtagagatgaggtttctccatgttagtcaggctggtctcgaactcccaacctcaggtgatccgcccacctcggcctcccaaagtgctgggattacaggcatgagccactgcgcccggcctccccaCAAACTTTAAAACCCACGAGTGAGTGAGTGCATTTTCTTTGGGCACGATTTCTCCCTATGCCCATCTATTTTCTGTGATTGAGACTAGAGGGTCTAAAGATGGccagtgaatgaataaaattgacTGGTAGGGTCACAGAAACAAGCAAAGCCCACGTTGACCCTCACTGGCATGATCTCATTACACTTCCTCATGCTGGAGTCCCAGGAAAGCCAAGTCTCTCTTTGTAATCAGTGCAGTGAGGATGGGTCAGCCTTTTATGAGAGTGGTCTTGGAGCGTGTGCTCCCCCTTGGGATGGCTTAAAGGTTGAGCTGCCCACCCGGTGATGCTGAGGGCACCACTCTGGGGGTTCCAGCGAGATGCAGCTTTCCCCCTACAGGAAGTAAAACAGATGAATGTGATTTGATATGACCAATGTGAGGTCCCATCACTCATTAGTATGTGTCTGGAAGGCCCACGGTTAGGCTCCATCTTTTGTAGGAGACCAACAGTCTTCCGACTGTTCTCAGGAGTACTCTGGCGGTCTGTAGAATTACCTCAGGTGACCATGGGGAGCACTGGAGGAGGGGCACGACAGATGCGGCTTTTTCCCCATTAGGTCGCACCATCATTTTACCAGTCGAAACAATTCCCCAGTGGGTGCAGTGTGGGAGGAGATTGGGCACTGTGTGGTGGGAACTGTCTCCAAGCACCCTGTTACCTGGGGACCCTGACCCCATGAATGTTTTAGCTTTGTTGCATGTGGGACTGCAAGTACAGTGTCCTCATCACCAAGAGCGTGGGCTGTAACTCACAGTTCATTAGGACCCCCTAGATTTGTAGTTGGTGACAGTGGCTCTTAGACTGCCTTGCTGTAATGGAAGGGTCCTTGCCTCAGATCAACCAGGGACTGTATCTTGGCTCCCTCTTGTGCTGGCGATGCGACCTCAGAATGGTGATCACACCACTCACCTTGATCCGGATGGtggaataataaaacaaaaacatgtgaCGCTCCTGTAACACAGCAGACTGTGTAACATTTCATGGAGCTAAGTACAAATGTTGCTACCTCTGTAAGGCTGCCCAGGATTCACGGGAACATAGCACCAGAGAGACTGAGGACGGGTGGGGCAGAAAAACAAGCTTAATCTCTTGCTCACTCGCACAGTCCAATGGTCTTCTGTTCACCAGAAGTGCTGGGTGATCCTGGAGCGGTGGAATTTCTGACCCCACACCTCCTTCTGAGGCACTGTCCACTTTACTGACCTACCTGAGATATCCCTCAGGCACGGGGATTTTGAGGTGATGTAAACGCGGGTCGTGGGGAGGTGTAAGCAAAGGAGAAGAACTCGTAACTCGCTCAGTCATATTTCAGAAACAAAGGTGTAAAGCTGACGACCCATGCCTTCCCCTATTGCTGACCTGTCTTTCCCCATTCCTGCATGCGATTGCCCTGTATGCTCAAATGGTTCATTATGCAATGGGTAACGGGCCTGCTTTCGAGATGCACGAGCATCTGTTTTGTGTCGCTGTAACAGAATACATGAGACTGcgtgatttataaataaaaaaaatttatgtagctcatggttctgcaggctggaaagtTGAAGGGCATGGCCCTAGCCTCAGGCGAGGGCTTGTGTGCTGTGTCATAATGTGGTGAGGAAGGTCAAGGGGGAAGTGGGCACATGCAATGAGAGAAAACCTGAGGGGCATCCTGGCTGTATAGCAACCTACTATCTTGGGCACTTTGTCCATTCCTGCGAGCACTAATCCAGTCTCgccagagcaagaactcactcactactgtGAGGAGAGCACCAAGACACCTACAAGGAcaaaggtggagccctcatgacccaaacgaCCGTGCACTAAGCCTCACCTCCCAGCAACACCACCTTGGGGATGAGATTTCAACACGAGTGGAATCTCCTGTGTATACGGGGCTGGCAGAGGAAAGCATCTTCTGCTGTGAGGCTGCAGAGTCCAGTGGCCTGCGCAGTGGGGAAGGCAGGGAAGTCCGCATGGTCCATCCGACCCAAGAGGGCCTGAGGTGGACGATGGCAACTAGAGGTCGAATCAGCAGTGGAGGTGTTCCTTTCAGGAGACGATGGGTAGTGCTGTGTGTGGGAGTCAGTCAGCATCTGGTGGGTAGTGGGCATATGGTTCTGGGCAAAGCAGACTTGGACAATGTTAGGATCAGATTGGAGAGCCTTGGAGAGAGTGTGGTGCTGGGGAGAAGGGCTGCTTGTTGCTGAGTCTGGCTACCTTTAAATCCCCCCTCTGCCACTTGGGTTTCAAGTGTGACTGCCGAGTTGTGCCCTCTCCACCAGATTTCCCCACATCATTTCTTGTTTCAACAAGTATTCGCAtcctaaatacacacacacaagcacaagcATGcccatgcacatgcatgcacagacTCTCCCTGACACTCCCTTACCAGTGCAATGACTGAGCTCATGGTTATGCCAGCAGCTATGAAGGAACGAACACCCAGCAGGCCCTCAGCCCTAGGGAGTTGGAACGCTGCTCCTCTTTTAGACTAAACATGGGGTTTAGGGCTAAACCCCACGATGTGAAGTCCTAGCCCCTTTTGGAGAAGCAGCAACATGGAGCTGAACTTCCCCCACTGAGTTAGGGCCCAGCTCAGGAGGACAGAGGCATTGTGGGGAGATAGGTGGTACCTGTGCCATCAAAAAAGCTGCAGAGACATGGGATGTAAAGAACTCCATCACTCCATAATGAACAGCTCTGTCTGTTCAGTACCTATGGGTCTCACCGTGGCTGATCCCCAGGAATACAGGAAAAGGGCTGTGGGACTTCCAAATGCTGTTGCCTACCTGAACCTTACCCCATCTGGATTTCATTTGAGCTTAAAGGCCCTGGACCTCTGAAAAACCAGAGGGTGAGTAATTCACCCAGCAGGCCCtatgaaagcattttattttctcccctgGCTTTGCACAGGGGACTACATGAGacgggggagggggagagagaattTTGGTGTTCCCGTGTCCTAGTTAGGCTTCTTGATGCTAAAAAGCACATCCAATATCCTCGTCCATTTACTTTGGTGACTCCTGGTGCTGCAGTTTCTAACAGGGCCTCCTCCATGGTTGTTAGTTAACAGGGACAATTATGCTCCAACCGCCCCCTTTTCAGAATTCTCCTGCTGATACTGTGTTGCAACACATACCAAGGTCACCTTaggaaggcaaaagaaaaaaaaataaagtcctcaTCTTATGGAAAGGAACAATGCATAGTTGGAGACAAGGCCGTCTGTTGGAAGGGGTCTCTGTCTTGTGGTGGAGTAGGGGGGCTTGGGAGTTCTTTGTCAGTATAGGGGTTAACGCCTTTTCTGAGATCCACAGATTCTTCCTCCACACTCTCGCGTCTGCATATAAACACCGCCCAGTTTTCCTCAGATGTGAAGACTGTGTGCATTGCTGGGGGGAAGAGAGATGTTATTCTGTCCTCATTCCTGCACGTAAGTGCCCCGCCAGGGTCAGAGCTGAGAGCCGTGGAAAACTCACCGTTGACTGGCCACAGCCCGTTGCCACCAGGACCTAGTAACAAGCAGTGTTGCCTCGAGGAGGAGGGCAGACGGCCTAACAGGGTTAAGGAAGATGCTAGCTCTCTCCCTCCacaaccccaccaccaccaaagcTGACCACCCCCAGTTCAGCCGACGTGTTGAAAGTTACGTCAAATGCCACAAAGCAAAAACAGTCAAGCGTGCCAGCATTTATTTCAGGCCTGGTGACTGGGACACTGGGGCGAGCAGGGGCATGGAGCAGCAGAGGGGGTTCGGGCGCCGTTCACGCCTGTGTCTGTGGCTCCGGTGGTCTCAGATTCCGAGTGTCCGGTATCCTCCCCTAGGGAGGAAAGCAGAGTGACAAGTGGACCCTCGGGAGCCCTGGGGATTTCTGGCTTGGCCTGAGGTTCTCTTGGTGGAACAGGAAGGGGAGGCGGATGGGCTTGGTGGTGAGCAGTGAGAGAGGCGGAGGCTGGCTCCGAAGGAGCTCTCGCCTGAAGCACTTGCTGAAACACGCCAGGGCCCTCTGGAACCGGCTCCTCCAAGACCCTCGCAGAAGACCAGGTTCCCTGGGCAAGCCTGTGCCACCGGATGGATCCTCCGCGGCGTCAGACACAGCAACTACTTCCTCAGGGTCTTTTTGCGGCCCTTTCACATTCTGAAAGACAGACTAAATAGCTGGATCCTAATGGTCCCTCCCATCCCTGGCTTCCCTTACGCAACTGTTGTGTGCATCTCTGGCCCTCTTCCAGGGGCTGGGGATGCAGCAGTGACCTGCACAGACCAAAGCCCAGCCTCCTAGGGGACATTCCAGGACAGCGGAGAGAAGCCAGACTCACCAGGTCAGCaggtggaaggaagggagtgaagaTCATGCTTCCAGGAGTGTGTGACGTGCCAGTAGGGACCGACAGGACCTCGTTGAAGACACCGGCGAAGCTTGTCACTCTGCCGGGTGCAAAGAGGCCGAGGGCCTGCCCCCTGCACGCCCCATTCAgcccctctgcccctgccccatcGTCCCTCCCTCCTGCAGCCTCGTGCTCCAGCAGCGGATACATTTCTGGTATGTCACATTCCGTTTGTTTCTGTGTCTCTTACTCCCACTCCTccaatctttctttcctttgcttcttcTTCCTGGCCCTCCCAGCAGGCTCGAGCCACGTTTCTCCTTGCCGAGCAGAAAAAGCAGAGGTCTTCAAGCTGGTGGTGAGTCATCATTTGGTGGGGATGCCACAGACCCGAGTGTCCATGTGGGTTCTCTCCTGCCTTTGATTCACAGGATTATGTACATGGATGCCCTGGGCAGGTGTATGAGTCCAAATGAGTCGTCACAGCAAGGAGAGTGAGCTGGGTAATGGTATCCAGAGTCCAAATCAacagcagttttcttttctgaggtTTATGTGAGACTCCACGTCTGTGTAACAGTCAGTATCAGGTGGTTTAGGGCCTGGAGGGCTTGGAAaatgtgagagagagggagaggtgaAGGGCCTGGGCTGGGGTGAGTTGAAAGTAGAACAgccgaccagcctgggcagcatagggagaccccacccccacagaaaatctcaaaagtagtctggcatggtggcacacacctgtagccccacctacacaggaggctgaggggggaggattgcttgagcctgggaggcggaggctgcaatgagccttGATGgcaccactccactgcactccagcctgggagacagaaggagactctgtctcaaaaacaaactgacaaatcaaacaaacaaacagaagaaagtagaagagCAGAGGTGAAAGCTCCTTGTTGCCTAGTCTTGCTATGTCAAAATCAGGCTTTGACATTTGGGTCACAAGCAATGCTGCCAAGTTATGCCCCCTGTTTACTAACCGGGTCTGTGGGGTCTGCACCGCTGACTTCACAGGAGCTCCCTGCAAACAGTACCTTGAAGGGAAAGTGGAAGTAGGTGGCCTCAGAGTCTTTATTTGGCTTTTGAAATAATAGTGCTGCTTAGGAAAGCATCTCTTACATAATCCTGAGGCTACAGAGTTGATCTCTGTGAGCCTATCATGGGCCGTGCCCTGAATGAGGCTCTGCTTCAAGCTCTTCTGTGAGGGAGAAACCGAGAGAGGCACGAATGTAACAGAGAGTGATGGAGGGACGTTTATGGGGCTATGGGAGGACTGAGGAGGCGGGCAGTCACTCAGCCTTGGGAATTGGAAGGGAGTCAGTGAAGAGTTCCCAGACGAGGCGTGCCTGAAAGGAGGGACAAAAGAAATGGGCCAAGAAATAGAGACAAGGGAGAGCATCACAAGTAGAAGCCCAAGACAATACCGTGAGGTTTTGCAACTGAAAAGATGTAGgcctggttttctgttccagggTTTAATAGAAGTCAAAGTCAGTCACGAGGTTCCAGTACAGGCACCTGAAAAGCTGTGCCTCACAGAGACACTGAACCCTGGTTTTTGAGAACCCAAAGTGTatctttttaatagaattttgaTAGCAGTCCGTTGATCATTTTTCCAGTGTGATTCAGGCTTCATGTGTCCTACCTAAGATATCGTTGCCTAGCCTCACAACAGAGATTTTCTCTTCTGTGGTTTGTAGGTTTTAATATTTTGCAATTTACACTTAGATCTaggatttattttgaattaatgcCCGCATGAAGTGTGAATAATGTCGGGATGAATGGTGAGATATTGAAGTTGTTTGGGTCTTCCATAAAGAGATCTACTTTTTCCAGCACTATTAGTTAATTTTCAGCTAATTTAATTTTCAGCTAATTTAATTTCAGCCTTTGTTAGAAATCAACTTACTATACATATGTAAGTCTATTTCTAGCCCTTCTTCTATTTCATCCAGTGATCCCTATGTGAATTCTTAAGGTCATACCAGGCTGTCATGATTACCATGTCTTTATATTAAGTCAGAGACTTTGGTGATGTAAATCCTTCATGTTTGTTCTTTTCCAAATGGCTTTGGATCTTCTATGtcatttgcatttatatataacTTTTGAGAAACAGTTCTTCACTTTAATTATGATTATGGTGAGGCTATAGATCAATTACttgagaattgacatcttaacctGAGTCTTCTGATCAGTGAACATTATATATCtctgtttatttaggtcttcactttctctctccagTATTTTATAGTGGTCTGCATTCAGGTCTTTCacatattacattaaaattctCAATAGATACCTCGTTTGTTTTGCTGTAattataaatgacattttaaataatgtcatCTCCGATTATTTGTTCCCAGTATGTCGAAATACAGTCGGTTTTTGCATGTTGAGTTTCTGTCTTGTAACTTTGTTACGTGACTTGTTAGGTCTAGGAGATGTTTATCCCCGCATTCCTTAGTATTTTGTATATAGACTATCATGCTATTTGTAAATGGAGAGGTTTTTTTATTCCTTCCTAttcaatctgtatgccttttatttattttccttggctCATTGCACTAGCTGGGACCTCAAGGATAATTGTATACACATAGGAAGAGTCTGCCTTATTTTTAGTCTTGTGGGAGAAGCATTCAGTATTTCACCATTAGGCATGGTGCCAGCTGCAGGTTTTTTGTAGGAGTACTTTATTAGGTTGAGGACGTTGCTTTATGTACTTATCAAGTGGTTTGGGTTTTTTGGTCATGAATGGGTGTTTTACGTTATCAAATTACTTTTCTGTTATATATCTGGATAATagatgttcttttcttttattccattaaTATGGTGAAATATATTCACGGAATTTTAATGGTAAAATGACCTTACATTCCCAGGACAGACTGTGCTTGGtaatagattatttttttttcatatattattggATTCAAGTTGCTAAAATTTTATCGAGGAGTTTTGTATCTGCGTTCATTAGGAACACTGGTTTgtagtacttttttttcttctggtatcttttttctattttttttttttaaataaaagtaatgcTGCCATCATAAAATGAACTGGAAAGTGTTCCGTCCTGTATTTTCTAAAAGTGTTCTTTTGGGACTACtactatgttttctttaaatgtatgaTACTGCTAACCAGTAAATCTATTGAAGACTGAAGTTTTCTTTATGATTTACAAATTCGGTTTAAAAAAGCCTCCACAGAACCATTCTTTTAACCTTAACAAGGTCTTTAGGGATGATTACCGATTAATTATATGTAGTTATTAGAAGAGCGTGCTTAAAAAATTTTCCTCAGCTTTtaagtgtcttattttctttctccttttctttaatttttatttttctttatttcttctaaaaaattaacgggatacatgtgcagaacgtgcgggtttgttacataagtacacgtgtgccatggtggtctgctgcacctattgacccatcctctaagttgcCTCCCCTCATCCCCTACCCCccaacaggtcctggtgtgtgtccttcccctctctgtgtccacgtGTACAGAGAAAATGTgtaccattttcacgatattgattcttcctatccatgagcatggaatgttcttccatttgtgtcctctcttatttccttgagcggtgctttgtagttctccttgaagaggtccttcacatcccttgtgagttgtattcctaggtattttattttctttgtagcaattttctttctttgctgtgtCAAGGTTGCCCCTCAGCTTTAGGTGAATTTGCACGTTTCCGAAAACATTCATTTTGACCATTTTTGCCAGTTTTCTCATTGCATTTACGAAGGGGAGAATTTTCAGAGGTCCTTACATCGTTGATGTTGCTGACTCCCTGAATGAGTTTTCATCATACCTATCCATGAGGGTGTTTGTTGTTAGGTGGTCCTCTGTGCTTGGAACTTACGTATCTCTCAATAATCACTTTATGGGTTACCGACCATGTGAAAGGGACCACAACCGGAGCTCTAGAAGCAAAGATGTATAGCTCATCACCTTTGATCTCAAAGTTGTCATTCTCAAGTAGATTCCATTTAACCAAAACATTTAAAGCCTTGTGATCACCAAGCCTGCATCTCGTcaccaaattatattttaattca includes:
- the LOC115833932 gene encoding protein FAM236C isoform X1; amino-acid sequence: MIFTPFLPPADLSVFQNVKGPQKDPEEVVAVSDAAEDPSGGTGLPREPGLLRGSWRSRFQRALACFSKCFRGGYRTLGI
- the LOC115833932 gene encoding protein FAM236C isoform X2; this encodes MIFTPFLPPADLNVKGPQKDPEEVVAVSDAAEDPSGGTGLPREPGLLRGSWRSRFQRALACFSKCFRGGYRTLGI